A part of Planococcus sp. MB-3u-03 genomic DNA contains:
- a CDS encoding LA2681 family HEPN domain-containing protein, giving the protein MATLSDIALADDLGQFEIKEIYGATHQLLQEMQQAKAEAFPGRINAMINHLKERLQGKAAYPLAVLLETSYLSIQHQLKKDWNSDLKQRQLYLYDNTIETYRGRIPSNVWNQVCLNYAETLVHTGRSIDAQAVLKEMVKDENDPSYQRLNGEFGWTLIFYSTFLPVKAERLGALEKALDLFKTAKTDIKDEKGQALYDERIKLAGNMIDQLGDVDPVKLAQQPEPAADEQRYLNWCAEQQLFLNSGNDIEPDTMAKRDLPLRIQNNAFLGNFLDSLTHEFTAMRRSLYLATNSEEVADDHKMDGDNTRYTKRHEDLKQVYRQAYSLFDKMALLLNQTMQLGVEEPRVNFQRIWFEDEDLKKPLKPFVQNTKNDALKALYWQSKEVYGYEKSDEQSLFVKKALHIRNRIDNSYLQVVEKAEPFEKDNARAQSHHITEAELERMTLAMSQKARNGLMYLQFALAIGKK; this is encoded by the coding sequence ATGGCAACTTTAAGCGACATCGCGCTAGCTGATGATTTAGGGCAATTTGAAATAAAAGAAATTTACGGGGCGACCCACCAGCTCCTGCAGGAAATGCAACAAGCGAAAGCCGAAGCTTTCCCTGGCCGCATCAATGCCATGATCAATCATTTAAAGGAGCGCCTTCAAGGCAAAGCGGCATATCCGCTCGCCGTGCTGCTTGAGACGAGCTATCTATCGATCCAGCACCAGCTGAAAAAAGACTGGAACTCCGACTTGAAACAACGCCAATTGTATCTATACGACAATACGATCGAAACTTACCGCGGGCGCATTCCATCGAATGTCTGGAACCAAGTGTGCTTGAACTATGCGGAAACGCTTGTCCACACCGGGCGCTCGATCGATGCGCAAGCGGTCCTGAAAGAAATGGTCAAAGATGAAAACGATCCATCTTACCAGCGATTGAACGGCGAATTCGGCTGGACTTTGATTTTCTATTCGACTTTCCTGCCCGTCAAAGCCGAGCGCCTTGGCGCACTTGAAAAAGCGCTCGATTTATTCAAGACGGCCAAAACCGACATCAAAGATGAAAAAGGCCAAGCCCTTTACGACGAACGCATCAAACTTGCTGGGAACATGATCGATCAGCTCGGCGATGTGGATCCCGTGAAACTTGCCCAGCAGCCTGAACCAGCTGCCGACGAACAGCGCTACCTCAACTGGTGTGCCGAGCAACAATTATTCCTCAACAGCGGCAATGATATCGAGCCGGACACGATGGCGAAGCGCGATCTTCCGCTACGCATCCAGAACAATGCGTTCCTCGGCAATTTCCTGGATTCGTTGACGCATGAATTCACGGCGATGCGCCGTTCGCTCTACCTCGCAACGAACAGCGAAGAAGTCGCAGACGACCATAAGATGGACGGCGACAATACACGCTACACGAAACGTCATGAAGATTTGAAGCAAGTTTATCGCCAGGCCTATTCCCTGTTCGATAAAATGGCGCTTTTATTGAACCAGACGATGCAGCTCGGCGTGGAAGAGCCTCGCGTCAATTTCCAGCGCATCTGGTTCGAGGACGAAGACTTGAAAAAACCGCTTAAGCCATTTGTCCAAAACACGAAAAACGATGCCTTGAAAGCATTGTACTGGCAGTCGAAAGAAGTGTACGGCTATGAGAAATCGGATGAGCAAAGCTTGTTCGTGAAAAAAGCCTTGCACATCCGCAACCGCATCGATAATAGCTATTTGCAAGTGGTCGAAAAAGCGGAGCCGTTCGAAAAAGACAACGCCCGTGCACAAAGCCACCACATTACGGAAGCAGAGCTCGAACGCATGACGCTCGCCATGAGCCAAAAAGCGCGTAACGGCCTGATGTACTTGCAATTCGCCTTGGCGATCGGTAAGAAATAA
- a CDS encoding Lrp/AsnC family transcriptional regulator — translation MDPTDQLILRELSHNGRMTMKELGEKVHLTGQATAARVLKLEEAGIIDGYTIRVSKEKLGYSVHAFVTAIMHEPRHQKFLDDLNRRPETVSRYFKTSGEGCYLIECHFPTHQQLDDFLNDISEFASYKVTIAIQQYGQ, via the coding sequence ATGGATCCGACAGATCAACTTATCCTGCGTGAACTTTCCCACAACGGCCGCATGACAATGAAAGAGCTTGGCGAAAAAGTGCATTTGACCGGGCAAGCAACCGCTGCACGCGTCTTGAAATTGGAGGAAGCGGGAATTATCGATGGCTATACGATCCGTGTGTCCAAAGAAAAACTCGGTTATTCCGTACACGCCTTTGTTACGGCCATTATGCACGAACCCCGTCACCAGAAGTTTCTCGACGACCTAAATCGCCGGCCCGAAACGGTCAGCCGCTATTTCAAAACGAGTGGCGAAGGCTGTTATTTGATCGAATGCCATTTCCCGACGCACCAGCAACTGGACGATTTCTTGAACGACATCAGCGAGTTCGCAAGCTATAAAGTCACCATCGCCATCCAGCAATACGGACAATGA
- a CDS encoding MBL fold metallo-hydrolase translates to MKIEQIRNATLRIQYAGKHFLVDPFLGDKGSYPPFPNSARQDQNNPLEELPIPKEQLIQGIDALIITHLHLDHYDEAAKEILPKHLPLFSQNEEDAQVLRNDGFTNVTILSEETSFEGVRLIKTQGEHGRGDILKMAGLVCGVVFKHEDEKTLYIAGDTVWYAGVQQEIDAHQPEVIVLNAGDNQFLEGGSLVMGKEDVLQTHKAAPQATLIASHMEAVNHWALSREELKAFANEQGFSDKLHVPQDGEAFEF, encoded by the coding sequence ATGAAAATCGAACAGATCCGCAACGCCACTTTACGCATCCAATACGCAGGCAAGCATTTCCTCGTCGACCCGTTTCTCGGCGATAAAGGAAGCTATCCACCATTCCCGAATTCCGCCCGACAAGATCAAAACAACCCTTTGGAGGAATTGCCGATTCCGAAAGAACAGCTCATCCAAGGAATCGATGCACTCATCATCACCCATCTTCACTTGGACCATTACGACGAAGCAGCCAAAGAGATCTTGCCGAAACATTTGCCGCTCTTCAGCCAAAATGAAGAAGACGCACAAGTGCTTCGCAACGACGGCTTCACGAATGTCACCATCCTCAGTGAAGAGACAAGCTTCGAAGGCGTCCGCCTGATCAAGACGCAAGGTGAACACGGCCGCGGCGACATCCTGAAAATGGCAGGTCTCGTCTGCGGCGTTGTCTTTAAACATGAAGACGAAAAAACGCTTTATATCGCAGGCGACACCGTTTGGTATGCGGGCGTCCAACAAGAAATCGATGCGCACCAGCCCGAAGTCATCGTCTTGAACGCTGGCGACAATCAATTCCTAGAAGGCGGCTCGCTTGTCATGGGCAAGGAAGACGTCCTACAAACGCACAAAGCAGCACCGCAAGCGACATTGATCGCAAGCCATATGGAAGCCGTCAACCACTGGGCCTTGTCCCGCGAAGAGCTAAAAGCTTTTGCAAACGAGCAAGGATTCTCTGATAAATTGCATGTTCCACAAGACGGCGAAGCATTCGAATTTTAA
- a CDS encoding flavodoxin family protein: MALKAIFLNCSLKSSEEESNTEGFMKDVQTHYKKLGVESEIIRLADYYIAYGVEEDMEDGDEWPEILELVKNADILIVGTPLWLGEKSSLATQAIERLYGSSSVTNDKGQAIFYNKVGAAAITGNEDGAKHAAASLLYGLSHIGFVIPPNVDAYWVGEAGPGPSYLEAGHGNDFSKSAIQRLAYNTYHLANMLKENPIPAEGNTL, from the coding sequence ATGGCTTTGAAAGCAATATTTCTCAATTGTTCATTGAAGAGTTCAGAAGAAGAATCCAATACTGAAGGGTTCATGAAAGACGTTCAAACCCATTACAAAAAACTCGGCGTCGAGTCGGAGATCATCCGGTTGGCGGATTATTACATCGCTTACGGCGTAGAGGAAGACATGGAAGACGGCGACGAATGGCCGGAGATTCTGGAGTTGGTCAAAAATGCCGACATCCTGATTGTCGGGACGCCGCTATGGCTCGGCGAAAAGAGTTCGCTTGCCACACAAGCGATCGAACGCTTGTATGGATCGAGCAGCGTGACCAACGATAAAGGCCAGGCGATTTTCTATAATAAAGTCGGTGCAGCAGCTATCACCGGCAATGAAGATGGCGCGAAGCATGCGGCGGCATCTCTGTTATACGGCTTGTCGCATATCGGCTTTGTCATTCCGCCGAATGTGGATGCGTATTGGGTCGGGGAAGCCGGTCCAGGGCCGTCGTATTTGGAGGCGGGGCATGGCAACGACTTCTCCAAATCGGCGATCCAGCGCTTAGCGTATAATACCTACCATTTAGCGAATATGCTGAAAGAGAATCCGATTCCAGCAGAAGGCAATACATTATAA
- a CDS encoding MalY/PatB family protein, with amino-acid sequence MNYNFDEAVERRGTYSLKWDGAELIKQFGITDRYDEDTIPLFTADMDLPVAQPIVDALHKTVDHRIFGYTILPDTYFEAIQQYFHKRYDWTIAKEHIVFSPGTVHALNIAVKALTEAGDGVIIQRPVYPPFTSAVEGNGRVVKNNALVMDEDGHYSINFEEFEELAKDEDTKLFIHCHPHNPTGRVFTPEESNKLADICKRHNVTIIADEIHGDLVRSGQTFTPMVLAADETDHIITCTAINKTFNVAGLHCTNVIIENEALREKFTVELGMQLPTPFTVAALIAAYTEGDDWLGQVNEYLDGTLEWMQEFLKERMPKVKVRIPEGTYVMWLDFRGYGLEDKEIHDRIYNKANVILEDGTMFGPEGAGFQRICIPSPRPLIQEAMERIAREFDDVN; translated from the coding sequence ATGAACTATAATTTTGATGAAGCGGTCGAACGCCGCGGGACCTATTCGCTGAAATGGGACGGGGCGGAATTGATCAAGCAATTTGGCATCACCGACCGCTACGATGAAGACACGATTCCGCTGTTCACGGCGGATATGGACTTGCCGGTCGCGCAGCCGATCGTCGATGCGCTCCATAAAACGGTCGACCACCGCATCTTCGGTTACACGATTTTGCCCGATACGTATTTTGAGGCCATCCAACAATATTTCCACAAGCGCTACGACTGGACGATCGCCAAAGAACACATCGTTTTCAGCCCGGGAACGGTGCACGCCTTGAATATCGCCGTGAAAGCCTTGACGGAAGCAGGCGACGGCGTCATCATCCAGCGGCCGGTTTATCCGCCGTTTACATCCGCTGTCGAAGGCAACGGGCGCGTCGTGAAGAACAACGCACTCGTCATGGATGAAGACGGCCATTACTCGATCAACTTCGAAGAATTCGAGGAGCTCGCGAAAGACGAAGATACAAAATTATTCATTCATTGCCATCCGCACAATCCGACAGGGCGCGTATTTACGCCGGAAGAGTCAAACAAGCTGGCGGACATCTGCAAGCGCCATAATGTGACGATCATCGCCGATGAAATCCACGGTGACTTGGTGCGCAGCGGTCAAACCTTCACGCCGATGGTTCTGGCTGCAGATGAGACCGACCATATCATCACCTGCACGGCCATCAATAAAACCTTCAACGTGGCCGGGCTTCATTGCACGAATGTCATCATCGAAAATGAAGCCTTGCGCGAGAAATTCACTGTGGAACTCGGCATGCAATTGCCGACGCCGTTTACGGTCGCAGCATTGATCGCTGCCTATACAGAAGGCGACGACTGGCTCGGGCAAGTGAACGAATACCTTGACGGAACGCTCGAATGGATGCAGGAATTCCTCAAAGAGCGCATGCCGAAAGTGAAAGTGCGCATTCCAGAAGGCACTTATGTCATGTGGCTCGATTTCCGCGGCTACGGGCTCGAGGACAAGGAAATCCACGACCGCATCTATAATAAAGCGAATGTCATTTTGGAAGACGGCACGATGTTCGGCCCTGAAGGCGCAGGGTTCCAGCGCATCTGCATCCCGTCGCCGCGCCCGCTTATCCAAGAAGCGATGGAGCGCATCGCACGTGAATTCGATGATGTGAACTAA
- a CDS encoding LTA synthase family protein: MCDWKNKTAGKYLLSQWDYALFVLLLLGKVYYFSNVSGTLFTTLGPFAYAEEFVGWLFGGDSERIFEGVLLISVGTILLGTFWLLLLHGRKRLFWMAITNLVLSFIILADTLYFRYFEDIISVTVLMQMRQVGDVGESIFALFRLSDALLLADVLLMAILWLFISRKKTAVTKPSGFAKVGTALLVLVLGWQLTAVPFNKSMEDGGEWQFNKLISNMRVYNFTGLLGFHSANITRYIDDNFINRKVYSEDEISETQDWFDGRNAERMPGPYSGMASGKNVIVLQVEALQNFVLNREVNGEEITPNLNRLAQENLYFPNFYEQTALGRTSDAEFLLNTSLYPTAEGSAYMLYAENTYDALPAILKDQGYGTNVFHPYKASFWNRYIIYPQLGIDTFYSDDDFEEAEVIGWAINDEAMLDQSLEEMATFTEPFYSHIVTLTSHHPFEMPEDLQLLNTEGYDGYQDRHFKNYLQSIHYVDQAIGKFVDGLEQKGMLDDTMLVIYGDHSTGMTSNTKAFVEFTEAEDPLNYFETNKNVPLILHIPGAEPKTFSQVASQLDLAPSLIDVLGGDPAQHNFIGRNMWDAEGGRATFRDGSFITSELSFIASSDGIYDNGSCFWRMTGEAMGVEACEEPFKEGSKELQISDDVLRGDLLKKFER, translated from the coding sequence TTGTGTGATTGGAAAAATAAAACGGCTGGGAAATACTTGCTCAGCCAATGGGATTATGCGTTATTTGTCTTATTATTGCTCGGAAAGGTGTATTATTTTTCAAATGTCAGCGGCACGCTGTTTACGACGCTCGGGCCCTTCGCCTATGCTGAAGAATTCGTAGGCTGGCTGTTTGGCGGCGATAGTGAGCGGATCTTCGAAGGGGTACTGTTGATCAGCGTCGGAACGATCCTGCTTGGGACGTTTTGGCTATTGCTGCTGCACGGACGAAAACGGCTGTTTTGGATGGCCATCACTAATCTGGTGTTGAGTTTCATCATTTTGGCAGATACTTTGTATTTCCGTTATTTCGAAGACATCATTTCCGTGACCGTCTTAATGCAGATGCGCCAAGTGGGCGATGTCGGCGAAAGTATTTTCGCCTTGTTCCGCCTAAGCGATGCGCTGTTATTGGCGGATGTATTATTGATGGCGATTTTATGGCTGTTTATCAGCCGGAAAAAAACGGCTGTCACGAAACCATCGGGCTTTGCGAAAGTCGGGACAGCACTGTTGGTGCTCGTGCTCGGCTGGCAATTGACGGCGGTGCCGTTCAATAAATCGATGGAAGACGGCGGCGAGTGGCAGTTCAATAAATTGATTTCGAATATGCGGGTATATAATTTCACCGGCTTGCTCGGATTCCACAGCGCCAATATCACGCGCTATATCGATGATAATTTCATTAACCGCAAAGTCTATAGCGAAGACGAAATTTCCGAGACGCAGGATTGGTTCGACGGGCGCAATGCCGAGCGCATGCCAGGCCCTTATTCCGGCATGGCGTCCGGCAAGAATGTCATCGTGCTCCAAGTGGAAGCGCTGCAGAATTTCGTCCTGAACCGTGAAGTGAACGGGGAAGAGATCACGCCGAACTTGAACCGTTTGGCGCAAGAAAATCTCTATTTCCCGAACTTTTACGAACAGACGGCACTCGGCCGCACATCGGATGCCGAGTTCCTGTTGAACACTTCCTTATACCCGACAGCGGAAGGCTCCGCTTATATGCTTTATGCGGAAAACACTTACGACGCGCTGCCGGCGATTCTAAAAGATCAAGGCTACGGGACCAATGTGTTCCATCCGTATAAAGCGAGTTTCTGGAACCGCTACATCATTTATCCGCAACTCGGCATCGACACGTTCTATTCCGACGATGATTTCGAGGAAGCGGAGGTAATCGGCTGGGCGATCAACGACGAAGCGATGCTCGATCAATCACTTGAGGAAATGGCAACATTCACGGAACCGTTCTACTCGCATATCGTGACGCTGACGAGCCATCACCCGTTCGAGATGCCGGAAGATTTGCAATTGCTTAATACAGAAGGCTATGACGGCTATCAGGACCGCCATTTCAAGAATTATTTGCAGTCGATCCATTATGTCGACCAGGCGATCGGCAAATTTGTCGATGGCCTCGAGCAAAAAGGAATGCTCGATGACACGATGCTGGTCATTTACGGCGACCATAGCACGGGAATGACTTCGAATACGAAAGCGTTCGTGGAGTTCACCGAGGCGGAAGATCCGCTCAACTATTTTGAAACGAATAAAAACGTGCCGCTCATCCTTCACATTCCAGGGGCGGAACCGAAAACCTTCAGCCAAGTGGCGAGCCAGCTTGACCTCGCACCGAGCTTGATCGATGTGCTCGGCGGCGACCCTGCACAGCACAATTTCATCGGCCGCAATATGTGGGATGCAGAAGGCGGGCGGGCGACATTCCGCGACGGCTCGTTCATCACGAGCGAATTGAGCTTTATCGCATCGTCTGATGGGATTTACGATAACGGCAGCTGCTTCTGGCGCATGACCGGCGAAGCGATGGGCGTTGAAGCCTGCGAAGAGCCGTTCAAGGAAGGCTCGAAAGAACTGCAAATCTCGGATGACGTTCTGCGCGGCGACTTGCTCAAGAAGTTCGAGCGCTGA
- a CDS encoding DUF2512 family protein, with translation MKHLIALAIKFVIITLVLLVILTWAFDVSFMNTLMISLALTALSYAIGDILIFLNAGQPNNQSSRNTIATFTDFIMALAVILLIGWLLTGEFAAMVAPALTSALVLSAGEWFFHQYVDRSVVPWYNDYKSAKG, from the coding sequence GTGAAACATCTTATTGCACTCGCTATCAAATTTGTCATTATTACACTTGTCTTGCTCGTTATCCTCACGTGGGCATTTGATGTCAGCTTCATGAATACCTTGATGATCAGTCTTGCACTGACGGCGTTGTCCTATGCGATTGGCGACATTCTCATTTTCCTGAACGCCGGGCAACCAAACAATCAATCGTCGCGCAACACAATCGCCACGTTTACTGATTTCATCATGGCGCTGGCCGTTATCTTGCTGATTGGCTGGCTCTTGACCGGCGAATTTGCTGCTATGGTCGCCCCCGCACTCACTAGTGCACTCGTATTGTCGGCAGGCGAATGGTTTTTCCACCAATACGTCGACCGCAGCGTTGTACCGTGGTATAACGATTACAAATCAGCCAAGGGATAA
- a CDS encoding DUF421 domain-containing protein, with amino-acid sequence MYVDIAGKLFFGFIALMVMARLLGKKELAQLTPFDFIYAIVLGGIVEESIYEDTASWRHVWFAVAVWGALHYVVGKATLKSDWLRVWLKGESSILVKDGKFNVAELNRNRLEMEQLRIMLRQQGVFSFREVKDLYLEPGGEISLQKYAAQDKVTPEMLNLKPQDKALNFLFIDEGEVNKGILSYLGKDLDWLKAELRSRGINEIEEVLYAEWAEDEGLYIQSYKKNEQGKSDIVKGN; translated from the coding sequence ATGTATGTGGATATTGCTGGGAAACTTTTTTTTGGATTTATTGCGCTCATGGTTATGGCTCGATTGCTGGGCAAAAAAGAGCTGGCCCAGCTGACACCGTTCGATTTTATATATGCTATCGTGCTTGGGGGCATTGTGGAGGAAAGCATTTACGAAGATACAGCATCTTGGCGTCATGTGTGGTTTGCGGTAGCCGTTTGGGGAGCTCTTCATTATGTGGTAGGCAAAGCGACACTTAAGTCGGACTGGTTAAGAGTTTGGCTGAAAGGCGAATCCTCCATCTTGGTGAAAGACGGTAAATTTAATGTAGCGGAACTGAACCGTAACCGGCTGGAGATGGAACAATTGCGCATCATGCTCAGGCAGCAGGGTGTTTTTTCGTTCAGGGAAGTAAAGGATCTATACTTGGAGCCGGGCGGGGAGATTTCACTTCAAAAGTATGCAGCTCAAGATAAAGTAACGCCTGAAATGCTGAATTTGAAACCGCAGGATAAAGCTTTGAATTTTTTATTCATCGATGAAGGAGAAGTCAATAAAGGCATCTTAAGTTATCTGGGAAAAGACCTGGACTGGCTGAAAGCAGAACTTCGATCACGAGGGATCAATGAAATTGAAGAAGTTTTATATGCGGAGTGGGCGGAAGATGAAGGATTGTATATCCAAAGCTACAAGAAGAATGAGCAAGGCAAAAGCGACATTGTCAAAGGAAATTAA
- a CDS encoding GGDEF domain-containing protein has product MRIDLREAPLYFIAFVGGWLPGVIAMIIPFIYRMMMEGPTVWLGIMQAIILPVLIGSLFHDWKNYRPPYAMVNIKRMMIGLAVFEVIKSLWMVASTPATAGMVLMMALMAAIGVLALGWILNDTHLNIIRWKALEHDSTQDALTGLPNLRFFHEQVRELKYRGVPMAIVMMDVDHFKNYNDTHGHPAGDAVLRSIGRLMEESARPGDVIARYGGEEFILCFTNVSSVERSFELADALRERIEGYAFYGADQQPGGCLTVSLGAALAETEQPLDELIEQADRALYESKKSGRNQVSIAKLNAEKEAEQHYQVNA; this is encoded by the coding sequence ATGCGCATCGACCTTCGCGAAGCGCCGCTTTATTTTATCGCATTCGTCGGGGGCTGGCTGCCTGGGGTCATCGCCATGATCATTCCGTTCATCTACCGAATGATGATGGAAGGGCCGACGGTATGGCTTGGCATCATGCAGGCAATTATTTTGCCGGTGCTGATCGGCAGCTTGTTCCATGACTGGAAAAATTACCGGCCGCCATATGCGATGGTCAATATTAAACGGATGATGATCGGCTTAGCCGTGTTTGAAGTGATCAAGTCTTTATGGATGGTGGCGTCGACGCCCGCGACTGCAGGAATGGTGCTTATGATGGCCTTGATGGCAGCGATCGGCGTATTAGCACTTGGCTGGATCCTCAATGATACACATCTCAATATCATCCGCTGGAAAGCGCTCGAACATGATTCGACGCAAGATGCTTTAACGGGGTTGCCGAATCTCCGGTTTTTCCATGAACAGGTGCGCGAATTGAAATATCGCGGTGTGCCAATGGCGATCGTCATGATGGATGTGGACCATTTCAAAAATTACAATGACACGCATGGCCATCCGGCTGGAGACGCCGTGCTGCGGTCGATCGGCCGTTTAATGGAAGAATCAGCGCGGCCAGGGGACGTTATTGCCCGCTACGGCGGTGAAGAATTTATCTTATGCTTTACGAATGTGTCGTCTGTAGAACGGTCATTTGAGCTGGCTGATGCTTTGCGTGAACGTATTGAAGGCTATGCGTTCTACGGCGCCGACCAGCAGCCGGGCGGATGTTTGACGGTCTCGCTCGGAGCCGCGCTTGCTGAAACGGAACAACCGCTTGATGAATTGATTGAGCAAGCTGACCGTGCACTGTACGAATCAAAAAAATCGGGACGCAATCAAGTATCGATTGCTAAGCTCAATGCAGAAAAAGAAGCAGAACAGCACTACCAAGTAAATGCATAG
- a CDS encoding VanZ family protein produces MEERQERKGFGRMKKQLLAWLWPVLWMILIFTLSHQPAGVSGGISSEIVRQVFEAIVRIVPVEFDTLHTLFRKSAHFFAYLVLGLLLVRALLKNGVAFWRSMLWAFALSVLYAASDEFHQLFIPGRSGEVRDVLIDSAGAATGLLGHWLFAK; encoded by the coding sequence ATGGAAGAACGACAAGAAAGAAAAGGATTTGGCAGGATGAAAAAGCAATTGCTGGCCTGGCTATGGCCGGTCTTATGGATGATTCTTATATTTACCTTATCGCATCAGCCTGCCGGGGTATCCGGCGGCATCAGTTCGGAAATCGTCCGGCAAGTGTTTGAAGCCATTGTTCGCATCGTTCCAGTGGAATTCGACACGCTTCATACGCTGTTCCGGAAAAGTGCCCATTTCTTTGCGTATCTCGTGCTCGGCTTGTTGTTGGTGAGGGCGCTTTTGAAAAATGGAGTGGCCTTTTGGCGATCGATGTTGTGGGCATTTGCGCTGAGCGTATTGTATGCAGCGTCCGATGAATTCCATCAATTATTCATTCCGGGACGCAGCGGGGAAGTCCGCGATGTCTTGATCGACAGTGCTGGGGCAGCGACAGGCTTATTAGGCCATTGGCTCTTCGCAAAATGA
- a CDS encoding cell wall-binding repeat-containing protein, whose amino-acid sequence MGVETERIGGVNRYETAALVSERIDSEGAVVADGATFKDVSLASVFAAQNQYPILLSQGSRMPRETTEAMAGRSDIVLAADRLSIEARTKEEDAERRVAVLAPASNFTDALSAANAAARRNASLYLIGDDGLTNELKQQLENYESFLVVDSEQLIDEEMVRSLEALVD is encoded by the coding sequence ATGGGCGTCGAGACGGAACGCATCGGCGGCGTCAATCGCTATGAAACGGCGGCACTCGTTTCTGAGCGCATCGATTCAGAAGGCGCAGTCGTTGCAGATGGTGCAACGTTCAAAGATGTGTCACTGGCCTCAGTGTTCGCGGCGCAAAACCAATACCCAATCCTATTGTCGCAAGGCAGCCGCATGCCGCGCGAAACGACCGAAGCGATGGCAGGGCGCAGCGATATCGTGCTGGCCGCTGACCGCTTGTCGATCGAAGCGCGCACGAAAGAAGAAGATGCAGAGCGCCGCGTAGCGGTGTTGGCGCCAGCATCGAATTTCACCGATGCTTTGTCGGCAGCAAACGCAGCGGCACGACGCAACGCTTCGCTGTATTTGATCGGCGATGATGGGTTGACGAACGAGCTGAAGCAACAGCTGGAAAATTACGAATCGTTTTTGGTCGTCGATTCGGAACAGCTTATCGATGAGGAAATGGTCCGTTCACTCGAAGCGCTTGTCGATTGA